A genomic region of Candidatus Pseudomonas phytovorans contains the following coding sequences:
- a CDS encoding uroporphyrinogen-III synthase — MSQWRLLLTRPAEDCAALAQNLAAAGVGSSCLPLLAIEPVTLEARQRLLLEGLDGFQTIIVVSKPAARLLLEQLAEASLLPPRQGWFTVGEATAAVLQGAGLAVSTPLRGDDSEALLALPALLQAVAVPAARVLVVRGVGGRELLAERLAEQGASVEYLELYRRCLPAYPAGTLMRRIEAERLNGLVVSSGQGFEHLQQLAGADWPQLARLPLFVPSPRVAEQARAAGAQQVVDCRGASATALLAAVQRSAAPAS, encoded by the coding sequence GTGAGCCAATGGCGCCTGTTGCTGACCCGGCCTGCCGAGGACTGTGCGGCACTGGCGCAGAACCTGGCGGCAGCGGGGGTGGGCAGCAGCTGCCTGCCGCTGCTGGCGATCGAGCCCGTCACCCTGGAGGCCCGGCAGCGTCTGCTGCTGGAGGGCCTGGATGGCTTCCAGACGATCATCGTGGTCAGCAAACCGGCTGCCCGGTTGTTGCTTGAGCAACTGGCCGAAGCCAGCCTGCTGCCACCACGGCAGGGTTGGTTCACCGTGGGTGAGGCCACCGCTGCAGTGCTGCAGGGGGCGGGGCTGGCGGTAAGCACGCCTCTGCGTGGCGACGACAGCGAAGCATTGCTGGCACTACCAGCCCTGCTTCAGGCCGTTGCCGTACCTGCAGCGCGCGTCCTGGTCGTTCGCGGCGTTGGAGGTCGCGAACTGCTGGCAGAGCGTCTTGCAGAGCAAGGTGCTAGTGTCGAATATCTGGAACTGTATCGTCGCTGTCTGCCGGCTTACCCGGCGGGCACCCTGATGCGCCGCATCGAAGCGGAACGCCTCAATGGCCTGGTGGTCAGCAGTGGGCAGGGTTTTGAACATTTGCAGCAACTGGCCGGTGCCGACTGGCCGCAGCTGGCACGCCTGCCGCTGTTCGTGCCTAGCCCACGGGTCGCCGAACAGGCAAGGGCCGCCGGGGCCCAACAGGTTGTGGATTGCCGTGGCGCCAGTGCCACGGCCTTGCTGGCAGCTGTGCAGCGCAGCGCTGCACCTGCCTCTTAA
- the argH gene encoding argininosuccinate lyase encodes MSTDKTNQSWGGRFSEPVDAFVARFTASVDFDKRLYRHDIMGSIAHATMLAQVGVLSDAERDTIIDGLKTIQGEIEAGNFDWRVDLEDVHMNIEARLTDRIGITGKKLHTGRSRNDQVATDIRLWLRDEIDLILAEITRLQKGLLEQAEREAETIMPGFTHLQTAQPVTFGHHLLAWFEMLSRDYERLVDCRKRTNRMPLGSAALAGTTYPIDRELTCKLLGFEAVGGNSLDGVSDRDFAIEFCAAASVAMMHLSRFSEELVLWTSAQFQFIDLPDRFCTGSSIMPQKKNPDVPELVRGKTGRVFGALTGLLTLMKGQPLAYNKDNQEDKEPLFDAADTLRDSLRAFADMIPAIKPKHAIMREAALRGFSTATDLADYLVRRGLPFRDCHEIVGHAVKYGVDTGKDLAEMSLDELRQFSDQIEQDVFAVLTLEGSVNARDHIGGTAPAQVRAAAVRGKDLLASR; translated from the coding sequence ATGAGCACCGACAAGACCAATCAGTCCTGGGGCGGCCGCTTCAGTGAGCCCGTCGACGCCTTCGTCGCCCGCTTCACCGCCTCGGTCGATTTCGACAAGCGCCTGTACCGCCACGACATCATGGGTTCGATCGCCCATGCCACCATGCTGGCGCAGGTCGGCGTGCTCAGCGATGCCGAGCGCGACACCATCATCGATGGCCTGAAGACCATTCAGGGCGAGATTGAGGCCGGCAACTTCGACTGGCGCGTCGACCTCGAAGACGTGCACATGAACATCGAGGCGCGCCTGACCGACCGCATCGGCATCACCGGCAAGAAGCTGCACACTGGCCGTAGCCGCAACGATCAGGTGGCCACCGACATCCGCCTGTGGTTGCGCGATGAAATCGACCTGATCCTGGCCGAAATCACCCGCCTGCAGAAGGGCCTGCTGGAGCAGGCCGAGCGTGAAGCAGAAACGATCATGCCCGGTTTCACCCACCTGCAGACGGCGCAGCCGGTCACTTTCGGCCACCACCTGCTGGCGTGGTTCGAAATGCTCAGCCGCGACTACGAGCGCCTGGTCGACTGCCGCAAGCGCACCAACCGCATGCCCCTGGGCAGCGCCGCACTGGCGGGTACGACCTACCCGATCGACCGCGAACTCACCTGCAAGCTGCTGGGCTTTGAGGCCGTGGGCGGCAACTCGCTAGACGGCGTGTCGGACCGCGACTTCGCCATCGAATTCTGCGCCGCTGCCAGTGTGGCAATGATGCACCTGTCGCGCTTCTCCGAAGAGCTGGTGCTGTGGACCAGCGCGCAGTTCCAGTTCATCGACCTGCCGGACCGCTTCTGCACTGGCAGCTCGATCATGCCGCAGAAAAAGAACCCGGACGTGCCGGAACTGGTACGTGGCAAGACCGGCCGTGTGTTCGGCGCCCTGACCGGCCTGCTGACCCTGATGAAAGGCCAGCCGCTGGCCTACAACAAGGACAACCAGGAAGACAAGGAGCCGCTGTTCGACGCCGCCGATACCCTGCGCGACTCGCTGCGTGCCTTTGCCGACATGATCCCGGCGATCAAGCCAAAGCACGCCATCATGCGTGAAGCGGCACTGCGCGGGTTCTCCACCGCCACCGACCTGGCCGACTACCTGGTTCGCCGGGGGCTGCCATTCCGTGACTGCCACGAAATCGTTGGCCATGCTGTGAAGTACGGTGTGGACACGGGCAAGGACCTGGCCGAGATGAGCCTGGACGAACTGCGCCAGTTCAGCGACCAGATCGAGCAGGACGTGTTTGCCGTGCTGACCCTGGAAGGCTCGGTGAACGCCCGTGACCACATTGGTGGTACGGCACCGGCGCAGGTGCGTGCCGCCGCTGTGCGTGGCAAAGACCTGCTGGCTTCGCGTTAA
- the rsd gene encoding sigma D regulator — MLDSCQNAQERWGGVHKLIDRWLEERQELVQAFRALRDVKLAFADKDTNGDFCALLVDYVSAWHFEVSGQLIEEAKAFGDSRGLELATQINPRIDESTQIALAFNDHCEKGDCTDPERFADKLNKLGGLLRERFELEDCLIEVLHTAHKEEGAVEA; from the coding sequence ATGCTCGATAGTTGTCAGAACGCCCAGGAACGCTGGGGTGGGGTTCACAAGCTGATCGACCGTTGGCTGGAGGAGCGCCAGGAACTGGTGCAGGCTTTCCGCGCGTTGCGCGATGTGAAGCTGGCCTTTGCCGACAAGGACACCAACGGGGACTTTTGCGCGCTTCTGGTCGACTACGTTTCGGCGTGGCACTTCGAAGTCAGCGGGCAGTTGATCGAAGAAGCCAAGGCATTCGGTGACTCGCGAGGCCTGGAACTGGCCACGCAAATCAATCCGCGCATTGATGAAAGTACCCAGATCGCACTGGCCTTCAATGATCATTGCGAGAAAGGCGACTGCACTGACCCCGAGCGCTTTGCCGACAAGCTCAACAAGCTCGGCGGCCTTTTGCGCGAGCGTTTTGAGCTGGAAGACTGCCTGATCGAAGTGCTGCACACCGCGCACAAGGAAGAGGGCGCAGTCGAGGCTTGA
- a CDS encoding heme biosynthesis protein HemY: MKRVYLLAVLAIVIAAALGIAVAKHSGYVLLSYGSFRYQSGLWAALAGLLAVLAVLWLVRYLVGLVLTSSGVVNPWSRRNRSRRIRLAIEQGQLDLAEGRWASAQRHLHRAAEAERQPLLYYLGAARAANEQGRTEDSDNLLERALERQPQAELAIALTHAQLQMDRGESDGALETLLAMQERHPHNSQVLRLLQRLYVERGDWSALIRLLPDLRKGKVLPSAELAALEQRAWGQNLSLATTRGEDAQTARQALERAWQQLTAAQRQEPQLVLAYAEQLRQVGAQNEAEQVLRTALKREYESHLARLYGLVRGDDPARQLQTAEGWLKAHPQDASLLLTLGRLSLQNRLWGKARDYLESSLRMERNPEACAELARLLAGLGETERSNQLFQEGLGLLDERLLALPLPEGVRA, translated from the coding sequence ATGAAGCGTGTCTACCTGCTGGCGGTGCTGGCAATCGTGATTGCTGCGGCGCTGGGTATTGCCGTCGCCAAGCACAGCGGCTACGTGCTGCTTTCCTATGGCAGCTTCCGCTATCAATCGGGGCTGTGGGCGGCACTGGCCGGCCTGCTGGCGGTGCTCGCAGTGTTGTGGCTGGTGCGTTATCTGGTCGGCCTGGTACTGACGTCCAGCGGGGTGGTCAACCCGTGGTCGCGGCGCAACCGCAGCCGGCGCATCCGCCTGGCCATCGAACAGGGCCAACTGGACCTTGCCGAGGGCCGCTGGGCCAGCGCTCAACGCCACTTGCACCGTGCCGCCGAGGCCGAGCGCCAACCGCTGCTGTACTACCTCGGTGCCGCACGTGCTGCCAACGAGCAAGGCCGCACCGAAGACAGCGACAACCTGCTGGAGCGTGCGCTGGAGCGTCAGCCGCAAGCAGAACTGGCCATTGCCCTGACCCATGCGCAGTTGCAGATGGACCGTGGTGAAAGTGACGGCGCCCTGGAAACCCTGCTGGCCATGCAGGAACGCCACCCGCACAACAGCCAGGTGCTGCGCCTGCTGCAGCGTCTGTATGTGGAGCGCGGTGACTGGTCGGCACTGATCCGTCTGCTGCCAGACCTGCGCAAGGGCAAGGTGCTGCCGTCCGCCGAGCTGGCGGCATTGGAACAACGTGCCTGGGGCCAGAACCTGAGCCTGGCCACCACCCGTGGCGAAGACGCGCAAACTGCACGCCAGGCCCTGGAACGCGCCTGGCAGCAACTGACCGCGGCCCAGCGCCAAGAGCCGCAACTGGTGCTGGCCTACGCCGAGCAATTGCGCCAGGTGGGGGCCCAGAACGAGGCCGAGCAAGTGCTGCGCACTGCCCTCAAGCGTGAGTACGAAAGCCATTTGGCCCGCCTGTACGGCCTGGTGCGCGGTGATGACCCGGCGCGCCAACTGCAAACGGCCGAAGGTTGGCTCAAGGCCCACCCGCAAGACGCCAGCCTGTTGCTGACCCTTGGCCGCCTGAGCCTGCAGAACCGCCTGTGGGGCAAGGCGCGTGACTACCTGGAAAGCAGCCTGCGCATGGAGCGCAACCCCGAGGCCTGTGCCGAACTGGCCCGTCTGCTCGCTGGCCTTGGCGAGACCGAGCGCAGCAACCAGCTGTTCCAGGAAGGCCTTGGCCTGCTGGACGAGCGCCTGCTGGCGCTGCCTTTGCCAGAAGGCGTACGCGCCTGA
- a CDS encoding glutathione S-transferase: MLKLHGFSVSNYYNMVKLALLEKGLPFEEVTFYGGQAPQALEVSPRGKVPVLETEHGFLSETSVILDYIEQTPGGKALLPVDPFGQAKVRELLKEIELYIELPARTCYAESFFGMSVEPLVKEKARADLLAGFATLKRNGRFAPYVAGKELTLADLMFCFSVDLAYAVGKKVLNIDFLADFPQAKALLQLMGENPHMARIVADKEASMPAFMEMIRSGKR; encoded by the coding sequence ATGCTCAAGCTTCATGGATTCTCGGTCAGCAACTACTACAACATGGTCAAGCTGGCCCTGCTGGAAAAAGGCCTGCCCTTCGAGGAAGTCACCTTCTATGGCGGCCAGGCGCCACAGGCGCTGGAGGTAAGCCCTCGGGGCAAGGTGCCGGTGCTGGAAACCGAACACGGTTTTCTCAGTGAAACCAGTGTGATCCTCGACTATATCGAGCAGACCCCGGGCGGCAAGGCACTGCTGCCAGTTGATCCGTTTGGTCAGGCCAAGGTGCGTGAGCTGCTCAAGGAAATCGAGCTGTACATCGAGCTGCCGGCGCGTACCTGCTATGCCGAGTCGTTCTTTGGCATGTCGGTGGAGCCGCTGGTCAAGGAGAAGGCCCGTGCCGATTTGCTGGCCGGGTTTGCCACGCTCAAGCGTAATGGGCGTTTTGCGCCTTATGTAGCGGGCAAGGAACTGACGCTGGCAGACCTGATGTTCTGCTTCTCGGTCGATCTGGCTTATGCAGTGGGCAAGAAAGTGCTGAACATCGACTTCCTGGCGGATTTCCCGCAGGCCAAGGCTTTGTTGCAGCTGATGGGTGAGAACCCGCACATGGCGCGGATCGTGGCAGACAAGGAGGCGTCGATGCCGGCCTTCATGGAGATGATTCGCAGCGGCAAACGCTGA
- the hemC gene encoding hydroxymethylbilane synthase codes for MSTREIRIATRKSALALWQAEYVKARLEQAHPGLLVTLVPMVSRGDKLLDAPLAKIGGKGLFVKELETALLDNEADIAVHSMKDVPMDFPEGLGLYCICEREDPRDAFVSNTFDSLAALPAGSIVGTSSLRRQAQLLARRPDLQIRFLRGNVNTRLAKLDAGEYDAIILAAAGLIRLGFEDRITATISVDDSLPAGGQGAVGIECRSADVGIHALLAPLHHADTADRVVAERALNKRLNGGCQVPIACYAVLEGDQLWLRGLVGQPSGGLLLVADARASRSAAEALGVQVAEDLLGQGAEAILKEVYGEAGHP; via the coding sequence ATGTCCACTCGCGAAATCCGCATTGCCACCCGCAAAAGTGCCTTGGCCCTGTGGCAGGCCGAATACGTCAAAGCCCGCCTCGAGCAGGCCCACCCCGGTCTGCTGGTGACCCTGGTGCCCATGGTCAGCCGTGGTGACAAGCTGCTCGACGCGCCGCTGGCAAAAATCGGCGGCAAGGGCCTGTTCGTCAAAGAGCTGGAAACCGCCCTGCTGGACAACGAAGCCGACATCGCCGTGCACTCGATGAAGGACGTGCCCATGGACTTCCCTGAAGGCCTGGGCCTGTACTGCATCTGCGAGCGCGAAGACCCGCGTGACGCCTTCGTTTCCAATACCTTTGACAGCCTTGCTGCGCTGCCTGCCGGCAGCATCGTCGGCACTTCCAGCCTGCGCCGCCAGGCCCAGTTGCTGGCGCGCCGTCCGGACCTGCAAATCCGCTTTCTGCGCGGCAACGTCAACACTCGCCTGGCCAAGCTGGACGCCGGTGAATATGACGCCATCATTCTCGCCGCCGCCGGCCTGATCCGCCTGGGCTTCGAAGACCGGATCACCGCCACCATCAGCGTTGACGACAGCCTGCCGGCTGGCGGCCAGGGCGCAGTGGGCATCGAGTGCCGCAGCGCCGACGTTGGGATCCATGCACTGCTGGCGCCGCTGCACCATGCCGACACCGCCGACCGGGTGGTGGCCGAACGCGCTCTGAACAAACGCCTGAATGGCGGCTGTCAGGTGCCGATCGCCTGCTACGCGGTGCTCGAAGGCGACCAGCTGTGGCTACGTGGCCTGGTTGGCCAGCCTAGCGGTGGTCTCCTGCTTGTGGCCGATGCCCGCGCGTCACGTTCTGCGGCCGAGGCCTTGGGCGTGCAAGTGGCCGAAGACCTGTTGGGCCAAGGCGCCGAGGCCATCCTCAAGGAAGTCTACGGTGAGGCCGGCCACCCGTGA
- a CDS encoding LytTR family DNA-binding domain-containing protein: MNVLIVDDEPQDRERLSRLLGELEGYTVLEPSATNGEEALALIESLKPDVVLLDIGMPGLDGLQVAARLCEREAPPAVVFCTGDDEYGAEAFKDSTLSHVTKPFQAQVLRDALRKAEKPNRAQLAALTRPANEGGGPRSHISARTRKGIELIPLPQVIYFIADHKYVTLRHEGGEVLLDEPLKALEDEFGERFVRIHRNALVARERIERLQRTPLGHFQLYLKGLDGDALTVSRRHVAGVRKMMQTL, translated from the coding sequence ATGAATGTCCTGATCGTTGATGACGAACCCCAAGACCGTGAACGCCTAAGCCGGCTGCTCGGCGAACTGGAGGGTTACACCGTGCTGGAGCCTAGCGCCACCAACGGCGAGGAGGCCCTTGCGCTGATCGAAAGCCTCAAGCCCGATGTGGTCCTCCTGGACATCGGCATGCCAGGCCTGGATGGCCTGCAGGTAGCTGCTCGCCTGTGCGAGCGCGAGGCGCCGCCAGCGGTGGTGTTTTGCACCGGGGATGATGAATACGGTGCCGAGGCATTCAAGGACAGTACCCTCAGCCATGTGACCAAGCCCTTCCAGGCCCAGGTGTTGCGTGATGCCTTGCGCAAGGCCGAAAAACCCAACCGCGCCCAGTTGGCCGCGCTTACCCGGCCGGCCAATGAAGGTGGTGGCCCTCGGAGCCACATCAGTGCCCGTACGCGCAAAGGCATCGAGTTGATCCCTTTGCCCCAGGTGATCTATTTCATTGCCGACCACAAGTACGTGACCTTGCGTCACGAAGGCGGGGAAGTGCTGCTCGACGAGCCGCTCAAAGCCCTGGAAGACGAATTTGGCGAACGCTTCGTGCGCATCCATCGCAATGCGCTGGTTGCCCGCGAGCGTATCGAACGCCTGCAGCGCACCCCGCTGGGGCACTTTCAGTTGTATCTGAAAGGTCTGGATGGCGACGCCCTTACCGTCAGCCGGCGGCATGTGGCCGGTGTGCGCAAGATGATGCAAACCCTCTAA
- a CDS encoding disulfide bond formation protein B, with product MLPARLRTFFLPSCLAALAVLVVSFHLENILGLVPCPLCVSQRLLLAAYALLSLAAVVQAPGAQGIRHYARATLGCSLAGALLAARHVWVQGGGGAIPVCPLPIGRVFEQSWSEAARQFLLGGPQCSSLTWSFLDLTLPEWSLLAFLLLAVLPLRCLLAYRFRSRATS from the coding sequence ATGCTTCCGGCCCGCTTGCGCACCTTTTTCCTTCCTTCCTGCCTGGCCGCATTGGCAGTACTGGTCGTGTCATTCCACCTGGAAAACATACTGGGGCTGGTGCCGTGCCCTTTGTGCGTCAGCCAGCGGCTATTGCTTGCCGCCTACGCACTGCTGAGCCTGGCGGCGGTAGTGCAGGCGCCGGGTGCGCAAGGCATCCGCCATTACGCGCGGGCTACGCTGGGCTGCTCGCTGGCCGGCGCGTTGCTGGCGGCACGGCATGTCTGGGTGCAGGGAGGTGGCGGTGCTATCCCTGTATGCCCGCTGCCGATCGGGCGTGTCTTCGAGCAATCCTGGAGCGAAGCCGCGCGGCAGTTCCTGCTGGGTGGCCCGCAATGCAGCTCGCTGACATGGAGCTTTCTCGACCTGACGCTGCCTGAGTGGAGCCTGCTGGCCTTCCTGTTGCTGGCCGTGCTGCCCTTGAGATGCCTGCTGGCGTATCGTTTCCGCAGCCGGGCAACAAGTTGA
- a CDS encoding TIGR02647 family protein: MPFTPDLIDELEVLALFKHDSSQEGIKITSAAAPALIAAAQRLYDKKLTDQPDGGYLTSLGHDAVNSVQLLQNILKAPQPA; encoded by the coding sequence ATGCCTTTTACCCCCGATCTGATCGACGAACTGGAAGTACTCGCGCTGTTCAAACACGACAGCAGCCAGGAGGGCATCAAGATAACCAGCGCCGCCGCCCCAGCCCTGATCGCGGCGGCGCAACGCTTGTATGATAAGAAGCTGACTGATCAGCCTGATGGCGGCTACCTGACCAGCCTGGGTCATGACGCCGTCAACAGTGTCCAGTTGCTGCAGAACATTCTGAAAGCGCCACAGCCAGCCTGA
- a CDS encoding uroporphyrinogen-III C-methyltransferase: MSETVLSNNDQPSAQAPAEPVNTPPAKRSGSGLAALALLLGAAGVAVGGWGVWQVRQLQGSEFNQGQHIEALTQRAEALQQREQQISAQLASLPAASELEDRRRLVAQLQGDQQRLSQRLETVLGESRKEWRLAEAEHLLRLATLRLSALQDITSAKALVEGADEILREQSDPGAFAAREQLARSLATLNSTQQPDRTGLFLKLAAQRELVQQLSAQSPEFDSNADALGALTSDGDGASRLSQWWAEISKYFQIDFNADENVRPLLAGQQLNQLRLALSLTIEQAQWAALNGDAKVYTQALDDARSVLLANFNADNPQSKAMLDSLNALAEQPVSVVTPDLSESLAAVQAYIQRRHLPAEAEGGKP; this comes from the coding sequence GTGAGCGAGACTGTCTTGTCCAATAACGATCAGCCGTCGGCACAGGCGCCGGCGGAACCCGTCAACACCCCACCTGCCAAGCGCTCCGGCAGTGGCCTGGCAGCACTGGCCTTGCTGCTGGGTGCAGCCGGGGTGGCGGTAGGTGGCTGGGGGGTCTGGCAGGTGCGTCAACTGCAAGGCAGCGAGTTCAACCAGGGCCAGCACATCGAGGCGCTGACCCAGCGTGCCGAAGCCCTGCAGCAGCGCGAACAGCAGATCAGCGCGCAACTGGCCAGCCTGCCGGCGGCCAGCGAGCTGGAAGATCGCCGCCGCCTGGTGGCACAGTTGCAAGGTGACCAGCAGCGCCTCAGCCAGCGCCTGGAAACCGTGCTGGGCGAAAGCCGCAAGGAGTGGCGCCTGGCTGAAGCCGAGCACCTGCTGCGCCTTGCTACCCTGCGCCTGTCGGCCTTGCAGGACATCACCAGTGCCAAGGCCTTGGTCGAAGGCGCCGACGAGATCCTGCGCGAGCAGAGCGACCCGGGTGCATTCGCCGCCCGTGAGCAACTGGCACGCAGCCTGGCCACACTCAACAGCACTCAGCAACCAGACCGTACCGGCCTGTTCCTGAAACTGGCCGCACAGCGTGAGCTGGTGCAGCAACTGAGCGCCCAGTCGCCCGAGTTCGACAGCAATGCCGATGCGCTGGGTGCCCTGACTTCCGACGGAGATGGCGCCAGCCGGCTGTCGCAGTGGTGGGCAGAAATCTCCAAGTACTTCCAGATCGACTTCAACGCCGATGAAAACGTGCGGCCGCTGCTGGCCGGGCAGCAGTTGAACCAGCTGCGACTGGCCCTGAGCCTGACCATCGAGCAGGCCCAGTGGGCGGCGCTCAATGGTGACGCAAAGGTCTACACCCAGGCGCTGGACGACGCCCGCAGCGTGCTGTTGGCGAACTTCAACGCCGACAACCCGCAAAGCAAGGCCATGCTTGACAGCCTTAACGCCTTGGCCGAGCAACCGGTGTCGGTGGTTACCCCCGACCTCAGCGAAAGCCTGGCGGCCGTGCAGGCCTACATTCAGCGCCGTCACCTGCCGGCCGAGGCTGAAGGGGGCAAGCCATGA